A region of Oryctolagus cuniculus chromosome 3, mOryCun1.1, whole genome shotgun sequence DNA encodes the following proteins:
- the LOC138849080 gene encoding olfactory receptor 2A5-like, which produces MTENQTSVTEFTLLGFSLSPKIQIFLCSLFSLFYAFTLLGNGVILELICLDSKLHTPMYFFLSHLAVVDISYASNNVPKMLANFLSKGKTIFFASCIMQTFLYMAFAHTECLLLVVMSYDRYVAICHPLQYFAMMSWRICITLTVTSWACGCILALVHVVLLLRLPFCGPHEINHFFCEILSVLKLACADTTLNQVVIFAACVFILVGPLCLVLVSYTCILVAILRIQSREGRTKAFSTCSSHLCVVGLFFGSAIVMYMAPRSSHPEEQQKILSLFYSLFNPMLNPLIYSLRNSEVKGALRRTLWKQTSR; this is translated from the coding sequence ATGACAGAAAATCAGACATCAGTCACAGAATTCACTCTCTTGGGATTTTCACTCAGCCCAAAGATTCAGATATTCCTCTGCAGCCTCTTCTCCCTTTTCTATGCTTTCACTCTGCTGGGGAATGGAGTCATCCTGGAGCTCATCTGTCTAGACTCCAAACTACATACCCCCATGTATTTTTTCCTGTCACACCTGGCCGTGGTGGATATTTCATATGCTTCCAACAATGTCCCCAAGATGCTGGCAAACTTTCTAAGCAAGGGAAAAACAATCTTCTTTGCCTCGTGCATTATGCAGACCTTCTTGTACATGGCCTTTGCTCACACCGAGTGTCTCCTTCTCGTGGTGATGTCCTATGATCGCTATGTAGCCATCTGCCACCCCTTGCAATATTTTGCCATGATGAGCTGGAGAATCTGCATCACCCTGACTGTGACTTCCTGGGCCTGTGGCTGCATCTTGGCCCTGGTCCATGTGGTTCTCCTCCTGAGGCTGCCCTTCTGCGGGCCTCATGAAATCAACCACTTCTTCTGTGAAATCCTCTCTGTCCTCAAGCTGGCCTGTGCTGACACAACGCTCAACCAAGTGGTCATCTTTGCAGCCTGTGTGTTCATCTTGGTGGGGCCCCTGTGCCTGGTGCTGGTCTCCTACACCTGCATCCTGGTTGCTATCCTGAGGATCCAGTCCAGAGAGGGCCGCACAAAGGCCTTCTCCACGTGCTCCTCCCACCTCTGTGTGGTGGGGCTCTTCTTTGGCAGTGCCATTGTCATGTACATGGCCCCCAGATCCAGCCACCCTGAGGAGCAGCAGAAGATCCTTTCCCTGTTTTATAGCCTTTTCAACCCTATGCTGAATCCCCtgatctacagcctgaggaattCAGAGGTCAAGGGTGCCCTGAGGAGGACGCTGTGGAAACAGACATCAAGGTGA
- the LOC100347051 gene encoding protein FAM204A, translating to MIVNAYEACPSGIPLNMWNKFQELHKKHSEQKISTSKFRGKKRKHSRKDKLKNEKESHGEQSSNETQWKELTQYFGVNDRFEPPVKKKKVEKSGLEKRIDQAVEEWDVEKAEELSNQLATRELGVKIAKAIACHKFVKAKKEAENSQAARKKKKLAWGFEAKKRWETKSNMGYM from the coding sequence ATGATTGTAAATGCATATGAGGCGTGTCCTTCTGGAATTCCCTTAAACATGTGGAATAAATTTCAAGAATTGCATAAAAAACATTCTGAACAGAAAATCTCAACCTCAaaatttagagggaaaaaaaggaaacactccagaaaagataaattgaagaatgaaaaagaatctCATGGTGAACAGTCCTCAAATGAAACCCAGTGGAAGGAGCTTACTCAGTATTTTGGAGTCAATGATCGATTTGAACcccctgttaaaaagaaaaaagttgaaaaatcgGGCCTCGAGAAGAGGATCGACCAGGCTGTGGAGGAGTGGGATGTTGAGAAGGCCGAGGAGCTCAGCAACCAGCTGGCTACGCGCGAGCTTGGTGTGAAAATTGCCAAAGCAATTGCCTGCCACAAGTTTGTAAAAGCCAAAAAGGAGGCTGAGAATTCACAGGCTGCTCGAAAAAAGAAGAAGCTTGCATGGGGGTTTGAAGCCAAGAAGAGATGGGAAACCAAAAGCAACATGGGATATATGTGA